The uncultured Dysgonomonas sp. genome contains the following window.
TGGGTCATTCTTTCTCCAAAGATAACTAAGAATTGATTGAGTATCAGCCCCCAATTGTGAATGGGCATCGTCCACTTCTTCTCAATCTCAGCAATAGACAGATATACAGACTTTTTCAAGGCATCATCTGTCGGGAATGACGGCTTGTTTTTGGTGTATTTCCTAATCTTGCCATTCAGATTTTCAATCAGATTGGTTGTGTAGATTATCTTTCTGATTTCCAGAGGGAAGTCAAAGAATGAGGTCAACTCATCCCAATTGGTTCGCCATGAGCGGATAGCATAAGGGTCCTTTGATCCCCATTTTTGCTCAAACAGATCAAGCTCATGGCTTGCTGATTCTTTTGTCGGAGCCTCCTTAAGTCCATTCTTATTAAGTCTTACGCATAGGTAAACTGTCTTGTTGATAACCTTGCCATTATCTCGGACTTTGAATACAATGCCATCCAAACAATCAAATAAAGATTATCTAAAGGACGGTTCTGCCACTCAATAGCCTGATGGCTGACTTTGTTGGTAATATGGGAGATTGCCGATGCGGAGAGATTAACCTCATACATCTCTGATTCAATATCAGAAACACTCATTCCTTTAGCATAAAGGCTGATTACCAAACGTTCGATAGATAAACCTCGACTTTGATGCTTAGGTACGACAATCGGTTCAAACCCTCCCTCTCGATCACGGGGGACTTCTATAACGGACTGGCCATGCTTGCCCTGAATCTTCTTGGGGTAACTCCCATTGCGAGAATTACCGCTATTGATACCTGACTTTGAGCCTTTTTCATAGCCTAAATGAGAGTCCACCTCTGATTGAAGCATCTGTTCATAAACTTTCACATGAAACTCACTCATAAAAGCTTCTACATCTTCCTGTGTCTTGAACTGGCTTAGGAACTCTTTACTTAAGAAATCTTTTGGTATGTCCATAACATTGACTTTTGATAAAATTATACATAAATGAAAAAACTACAAGTTGAAAAACTTGTAGTTTTCATTTACACAATATCTTGGACACTCACTGTCCATCTTGTCGAACACCGGTTACAATTCAGTGATAAAAGAGTCTATGAAATAGTGGATAAATTTGGATAATATGATATTTTATTTGTTTTTTATATTAATGTAGCGTTTCTATTGGTATGTCACATATAATCTATCTAGATATCTCAACATTCTGATTATCTACAGCCCGACAAACAAATAATCCCGAATTCCTCTCAAAAGAACCATCTGCATTTACACCTATATTGTCGCCTTCTTCTATAATTACAGTTTCTAAACCGTCTAAATATGGACGTAATAAATAACCTTTATGTTTTACATCACCACATTGTTTAGGGGCTATATCTTGCATAGCTACTCCTAGAAACAGGGATGAATCGTCCTTATCAGTCATTAATTCAATGCCATAGCCACTGCGCTTTACAGCCTTGCCCCGTGCAATCATTTGCAAACTAATATTTTTGAAAGCATCTATCTCATTTACTATTCGCGGATACCATGAAAGATTATTATTTACTGTACCAATCTGGTCTCTAATAACCTTAGATCCTCCAAGCACATTAAATACCATCTTCAAGCCAGGAGTATTGCAATATATCTCGTGTGTAGATGGATTGTGGAAACACAGATAGCCATTAATTTTACAATTAGTAAGTATTATCTTATCCGGGCTTTTCGAAGGTAAACTCTGTATAACAACAGGTGCTGTAAAGCCGATATCAACACCATCTACGTCAATACCATGCGAAATCATTTCACAGTCTTCAAGGACAGTTAATGATGCACCAAGGGTTTCATTGAAATTAACATTATTATGTGTGCTAAATGCCCGCAGAGGGCTTTCAAAATAACAACCTTTAAAGTAGCGTTTATCACCACCTTTTGTCCCTCCTCCCCATGCACTCTGCACTTTCATTACATCTGTGGGGCCGTCCGGTGATGTTTTCTTGTTCATAAGCCGATAATTATATATACTTCGATTACCATAATGAATAAAACGGCAATTAACAATTTCTTGTTTTGTTCCTCCTCTTGAAAAGTCAGAATGAACGGGATAACGCATATTCTTCGCAGTCACAAAAAGGTTCTCAAGACTACCATTATTAAACATATCAATTGTCGAAATATTTTCTAATTCTCTTGTCGTTACTGTTTCCGGCAGTTCCCCTTTAATATGCACATAACCGATGCCTATAAGACTTACCCCATCTGGAACAAGAAGCCCATATTCTTCATATATGCCCTCAAATATTCTAACCTTATCGCCGTCAATAGCCACCTTTAAGGCGGCACCAATGGTATTAAAAGTTGTAATATTATCTACTGTCAAATGCTTTTTCACTTCCAATATTTTCTCAGAAGCGAATAGTGGCACTCCAACATATATCCACAATAATATAAGTATTATTTTTTTCATTTTCTTTTTCATTTGTAATATCTATTACCATGTAATCACTAACTCTCCGTCTACATTCTTATACTCATAATATATCCCTTCAAACTGTGAGCCCTTAACCGATTCTAAAATAATCTCTTTTGACGGGTAATGATTGTTATGAGGCATTGCCTTATACATGCTTCCGTCCATTGCCGGATAGACACGTACTGTGGCATTTTTCAACCCAGTAATGCCAATCTTACGACCTACTTTAAATTCAACCGGAGCCATTTCACGACAGGCTACTATACCTTCCTCTTGTTCTATAAATACGCGGCACTCTTTACTCCATGATTTTGGAAATCTATAAGTAGCATACCCGTTTTGCAGACGAGTTTCCATTCCTGTAAATATTGGTGCTCCCTGAGGTAATTTCAAAATCTGTTCTACCGTCTGATTAGGAACATAACCGGCAAAATAGTAACCATTATTGTTTTTCGATATGCAGTTTACCGGATTCCTCACGTCTCTGTTAGGTTTGTTATAAACTATCGAATAGCCGAAACTGTTAAGACTGTAACGCATCAGAGAACCTCCGATAAACCATTCTGAGGCATCATCAGGAGAGAGTAGCATACCTCCTGTATACGTCGAAGAGTTAGTTCCTCTAATATAGCCTACTGCGCCATTATTCCACTTGTCAGCCTTACGCACTACTACCAAATCGCGATTTCCCCCTTTTTGCAAAGCCTTTGCAAGAATTTTTGTGTCGGTTTGCTGTTTAGCTAAGATAGTTTCAAGTCCACCTCCCGACATCTTTTTATCATGACGGAGTTTATATGCTGGTTGCAAACAATCAAAATGAGATGTCAATTGTACGTTGAATATACCGTCAAGAGGGGTGTCTAGTTTAATATTCAAAAAATCCAGAAATTCTTGACTTGCATGTCCTGCGGGGCCATAAACAATAAGTTTCCCCCCATTTTTTACAAAATTCATAAATTGTTTTTCCACCTTAGATCCTTTATCTGGGACAGTCGATACTAATATAGATTCGTCAAAAACTTTATTACCTTGTTCCATAAGTGATGTAAAGTTTGTTGTTGACACTACGGTGTTCATCGGAAAGCCATCATTCAATGCTTGACGAATAAACCAGTCACCATAGAATATTTCTTCCAGTCTTTCGGGTTGAGAAAATGCATAATTGTGATACTCATCGAAAGGGTATACCCAGACTATTGGTCCGGCTTTATCGGGAGCTATTTTTCTGGCTTGAAGAATATGTGGTATAACTTCATTAGGCACCTGATCAGGCATATTGCCATACGAGTTGTCGATGGAAAGGAAGTTCAGGTTTGTAGGTAGTTTGACCTCTCCTTGCTTATTTATACGGGCAACCGACATCGGCAAATAAATATCATGAGCTTCACGTCCATACCGATCTAACCATGGGCTGTTTGACCACCATGGATCGTGTGTATAGAAACGGAACAAGTAACGATCATCAGGAATCTCGGATATACGTGACATGAAACCCGTAAGTTCTAGCCCAAAATCGCCGTCCAATGCAGCCCAGGGAGAATTGGGCGGAGGGAGCAAATTAAAGCCTCCCGAATAGATACTCCTCAAATCGACTCCGTCACGTGCAAGGTCAATCCCGGCAGACAAATTTGTTCCTCGTGTTTCGATTCTAAAATCGGGACATCCTTCACGAAAAGATGTCCAAAAATGTAAGATCTTACTTTGGATATCTTCCATTTTTTCTCCATGAAAGTTTTCACCATCAAATATAGCTCCGATTGTATTCCACGTTTCCATGCCGAAACCAAAACCGTTTGACAACCACAGATAATCAAATCCGATATCTCTCATAAGCTCGCGACTTTGTTTTCCAAGAAACAACCCGAGAGGAGTATCCTGTGGAATTCCATGAGGATAAGCTGCATATTCATGAGTGTCTGCGTCGAGTGTTGCATAGCAACACACAAATGATTTTGTTCCCATTGTATTAGCCATGCATATCTCTGTATGTCTCTCATATTTGAATGAAGATTTCGCAAATTCAGGTCCTGGATCGAAAGTTTCTCCTATGCGGATTATTTTCCCTGTCATATCATGCCCTGTCTTTTTCAAAGTTTGCACGATATATTTGAGATCTCCATATGTGAATGAGGGTGGATTTTCCATATAGAGATAAGCTCTGTCATGCAAAGTTAATTCGCGGGGACCAGAGTTTACTTCATGTGGCGCATTTGGATTGCCAATATATTTTGCCCATTCGAGTGGCTGTGCCATATCTCCCGAATAATCGAGTATTTCTGAGCCATCCGAAGTCCATAAAAGCACCGAAATAGTATCTGCATATTGCAATAGAGGTTTCCATTGGCGAAATATTGTTTCGCAAACAGATTTTATATAATCCTTATCATTTTGCTTAAAGGGCTTAAGCGAAACTTCAAGGGTTATATTCTCAAAATTCTTTATAGGAGGATTGCCGACATCGATCATTTCTGTTCTTACTGATTTTGAAGAACAGGAAACTAATATTGCCGCCAATAATAAGAGGTTAGCCAGTTTCAGTTTTACCATGCTTTCTTTATTTAATACTGTTATTTATTCTGTAGTTTCAAGATTGTCCCCCCATCACCTACAATTATTCCTATCTCACTATTATCTTTAGCTAATGCAATGCCTCTCAATGACTTATCGCTATCAGCATTCATCCTCGACCACTTGGATCCGCCGTCCTGAGTTTTAAATACTTGCCCCGATTGTCCAATTATATATCCTGTTATATTATTTGCAAAAGCCATATTTAATAATTGGATATTGGTATTGATGAAAATCGGATTCCAATTTTTTCCGGCATCTTCGGTCTTTAACAATAAACCGGGATAACTTGAAATAAAACCGGAATTTTTATCTGTAAATTTAATGGCGAAAAAATGATTTGTCAATGATGTATTTGGAATATGAATTGTTTCCCAACTATTGCCAGCATTTGTGGTTTTAAGAATCGATGCCCCGTGTCCGACGATAAAACCGTTTTGGTTATCGACAAAGGAAATGGAACGCAAATAACTTGCAGGAATTGGATAGATATCCTTTTTCCATGTTTTACCGCCATCGGAAGTTCTTACGATAATCCCTTTCAAACCTACAGCATATCCGTTCAGTTCATCTGAAAAATAAAGGTTGTAAAAAGATGTGGTTTCGGGAATATCTCCTAAGTTCGATGATATATTCTTCCACGTTCTTCCTCCATCTTCTGTTTTAAGAATTGTTGCATTTGCTCCACCTGCATATCCTACTTCTGTAGAAGGAAAATATATGGTAAACAAATCAGAATTCACGTTTGTCTTTATTAGTACCCACGAATTGCCAGCATTTATCGATTGTAACAGTATCCCGCCAGTACCAACGGAAAAAACCGTTTTTTCATCAGTAAAAGCTACTGACCAAAGATTTGAGTTAGTATTACTTTTAACACTTACCCATTTTTGCGAAAACAGATTATTTGCGACAAATATAAAACATAGTAGCAATACAAATTTAATATTATTCTCTTTCATGGCTTTGAGTTTAAAATTGAGTTTAATTTATTTACCTAATTATTTTCTTTTAATAGCTTAGTCCACCACTCCCACGAGTTATTCCACTGCTCGGGGTATGCGTAGTGTGCAGTTTCAGGGACAAGCATCAGTTGTTTTGGCGATGCAATTACATTATAAGCCGAAAACGTTGTTGTTGGAGGACATACCATGTCATTATATCCAAACGAATAAAAACCCGGTTGGGTAAGAATACGTGCGAAGTTTACAACATCGTAATATGCGCTGTTTTTCACTTTTTGCTCTCTTATGACAGTAGGTTCACTTTCATCTTTAAACAAATGAGGCCATCCTCCTGCCCTTCCGTGCGTATATCCGCTAAGATCGCATAAAGCAGGAAAAAGCGAAATGACGCCTGTGATACGTTTGTCTAGCGCACCTGTCACTATAGCTAATGCTCCGCCCTGACTACCGCCTTGTACAAGAATATCCTTGCCATTGAACTGAGACATACTGTATATGTAGTCAACTGCTTTTACACAAGCAAGGTATACACGTTTATAGTATACACTCTCCCGGTCTTCCCAGCCTTTCATCGGATAACCGTTCAATGCCCCACTGCCCAGATAGCCGTATATTTTGCTATCCATGGTTACCGGAATGCCATGTATCCCTATCTCAAGCGTGATATAGCCGTTGTCGGCTCCGGCAACGTGTCCTGCATAACCTCGGATTCCTGCTCCTGGTACTCTTAGCAATGCCGGATATTTACCGGGCGCCTTTGGCACACATAAAATCCCGAATAGTCTTGCTCCTTTTTTATCAATCTGAATATTTACCTCATACACATCCGATTTGGAAGAGCAGCGATCAGGCAATAACGTCAATATAGGATTCAGTGCAACATTTGCGTTTTCGGCTTTAGCCTTATCCCAAAACTGTATGAAATCTTCGGGCATCTCTGTTGTCGGCTTTATTGTTTCGGGTATATATCCTGCTGTTGCACGCCCCTCATATTCTTTTCCACCCGATATACAAATACTTGACATCGGAGAAAACCTGCTGTTTTCATCGTTCCGGCATCTATACTGATCGTACCGTCTTTTAACGTTGCTTTTTCAACCTTAAATGGTTTTAGCATATCGTATGACAATTCGTAACGGACATCGATATTTTCCATTTGTATACCATTTTGAGTTACTGTTACATCAAAAATAGCCTTACTATTCAGGTTATAATTCCAATTATTACTGTTGGGGACAACCGCCACTTTTATAATTCTCTCGGCAGGCTGAGAATATACAGTGATAACATTCAGAATTAATATAAGTGTAAATAATATTTTATTCATGATTTTATATATAAGTAAAAGACAATATTAATGTCGTATTTTTAAGTTATAACTAACAGTGATAGTTATACTTGGATGGCCAATAAATAGGTCTGTGACCTTAATCAATTTATTGAGCATCCTCCATTCTTTTTTTCTCAAGATCAATTGTAATTCCCTCTAACTTCTTATCATTTAAAGGATAGAAGAATATGAACATTGCTGACAAAAATGTAGCTATGGCAGGGAAAAGACTAATCATCATCTTTATTCCGAACTGAGTTTCTACCGTTTGGACAATACCGCTCGTATAGCTAAAATAGGCTAACAACCAACCTACAATCGCTACACCCAGCGCACCTCCCAGTTTTTGAGACATTGACGAGGCCGAGAATATAAGCCCTGTAGCCCGCCGTCCTGTTTTCCATTCCGAATAATCGGCTGTATCAGCGTACATTGACCATAATAAAGGTGTTACCATTCCTGCACAAATGCTAATAAAGAATTGCATAACAAGAATTAAGGCAATATTGCTATATCCTAAAAAGAAGAATGCAATGCTTAGAATTGTAGCTAAAGCCATAGCCCCCAAGTAAGTGTATTTCTTCCCTATTCTTGCCGAGACAGGAGTTGCTAACACGATTCCGGCGATATTTGCTGCTTGTCCCAACACAAGGTATATAGTAATAATTGCCAGATTAGTATCTATATTCTCGAAATAAAATACCGGAGCGTCAATAACACAATATTTGAAATAATAAACAGCCACACCATCTCTGATAGAGTTGAACATGAGTGTCATTATACCCGCTCCGAGTAATATCCACCATGGGCCGTTTTTTAATAAATCCACAATATCGCTTTTTATCGAATTCGATTTTTCTTTGATCGGTTGTACACGCTCTTTGGTCCAGGCAAAGCAGAGGAGAAAAAGAATAATTGCTATTATGGAAAATACGATTATTGCCATTTGCCAACCGAACTTTAAATCTATATCTCCACCCCTTCTACTGAAGAAATCGACTAAAGGCTCTACCAAAAGTAAAACAAGAATACTACCTATAAAAGCAAATATCATGCGGTATGAGGACAACTCCGTCCGCACTTTAGTATCAGACGTCATCACACCTAATAACGAGGCGTAAGGTACATTAATAAGAGAATATACAATCATCATAATTGAATAACTCAGGTACGCGTATATAAGCTTTCCCGAATCATTTAAATCAGGAGCTGTAAATGTAAGTACACCTGCTATTCCAAATGGAATTGCCATCCATAGCAAATATGGACGGAATTTACCCCATCTGGTCTTAGTTCTGTCTGCCATGATTCCGATAATAGGGTCAAGAAATGAGTCCCAAAGACGTGTTATAAAAATCATCGTACCTACCGCAAGCGCATTAAGACCAACAATATCTGTATAAAAAAATAGCAGATACATAGTGAAAAGTTTCCAGAATATAGAAGAAGCGGCATCTCCAAATCCGTAAGCTATTTTCTCTCTTAACTTTACAATTTCCATTGTTTTTGGGGTGTTTTGTTATTTATATTGAAGAAAACGTTTTGTTATTATCGACTAATGAAATGATGTTTTTTACCGAAAGAGCCGAACGAAATCCGTCTTCAGGTGTATTTGTACAATAATCGACAAGCTTGTCAATAGTAGACACAGCAACATGCATACGTGTGTCGGATGAAGCATAGTACAAAAAGATTTTTCCGTCATCATCTGCAATCCACCCATTGGCAAATAGAACATTAGACACATCACCAATCCGCTCTTCACCTTCGGGAGCCATAAAATAACCTGCCGGCTGAGCAATTACTTTAGTAGGATCGTCAAGTGAAGTCATATACAGATATAATACATACCGTAGACCTGCAGCACAATTACGGACACCATGGGCAAAATGCAGCCATCCTGTTTTAGTTCTTATAGGGTGCGGTCCTTCTCCTATTTTTGCCTCACGTATCGTGTGATAAACACGAGTCTGTATCATCGTCTCTTCCTTTATCTCAGCATTCGTTATATCATCTATCGGTGCCCAACCAATGCCTCCACCGTTTCCAGCTTCAATAAATCCATCCTGTGGACGTGTGTATAATACATACCTACCGTTTACAAATTCGGGATGTAGCACAACATTGCGTTGCTGATGGGGTGTTTTTAAATCAGGTAAACGTTCCCATTTTATTAAATCTTTTGTACGCACTATCCCTGCAGCTGCAACAGCTGACGACTGATCACTTTCGGGTGCATTGGGGTCTTTACGTTCCGAACAAAAGATGCCGTATATCCAACCATCCTCATGGGCTGTAAGACGCATATCATATACGTTAGTATCAGGATTATCTGTCTCAGGAATTGTTACCGGATATTCCCAAAAACGGAAATTATCTATTCCATTAGGACTTTCTGCAATGGCAAAAAAAGACTTTCTATCATATCCTTCAACCCTGACAATCAACAGGTATTTATTGTTCCACTTAATGGCACCCGAATTCATTACAGCATTTATCCCGATGCGTTCCATCAGGTATTTATTTGTTTTTGGATTTAGGTCATACCGCCAGGTCAAGGGTGTATGATCGGCTGTAAGTATAGGGTACCTAAATCTGTTATATACGCCATTCCCTTTTTCTTCCATTTCGTTTTTGCGTGAAAGTAGCGTTTCATGGTCGGTGAAAACTTGTTTCAATCTATCATTCATTGTTTTCTGTTATTTATATATCTGTATTTTATATTTTTTCGAGAATTAAAACCCAATCATTTCCTATTCCAGATGTTACCGGCTGAGCGATATAACTCCCTTTGGCATAAACTTCACCTACTTGGGTTATTTTGCCGGTGCGGGGATCAAACCATCGGAGTCTTAGACTTGCAGCATCTGGTATTCTTTCTAAGGAGATTTCTATTTTATTACCGTTCGGTAAATAGACGAAAGCATAGTCCTGGCCTCGTGTAGCAACTGCCATGTCCGAATTATCTGTCTGAACAGAAAGAATAATACTCTGATCAGGAACACGGCTTAAGAAATCGTATGCAGAAAGTAAATTACGGGCATGGATTATCTGAGAAGCTCCCGGCAAACCCAATGCCTCTTTCCATTCACGCCTTGCATTACACATCGGTTCTTTATCTTTACTGAAAAATTGCCAGACACTATTACTGCCATATGCATAACCAAAACTACCGCTAAACAGGCTCCAGTACATCGACTTACGCACATCCGATTCATCGAACCAGCCTTTTTCGGGTTTAAAGAATTTAGGGATATCTTCGTACCGGGGTTCGGCATCCATACACGGTTTTACTGGTTCTTTATTATAATCGGTAATTATGAGCCTCTTGTATATTTCGTATGTTGTCTGCGCATGGCCTGTCTGGCATATATTAAAGTCGAGCCAGTGGCTATTATGAAACCATTGCGATGATGAAGCTTCGCCCTGAGGATGATAAGTCATCAGATGGTTCTTATCTTCTTCTTTTATTGCTTTTCCCAACGTATCCCAAATAGCAAAATTATCGCCTCCGCCTTGGCGATCACCTCCATTAATCCATATAATATTGGGATAATCTTTATATCTTTTGCCTAAAAATCGACCATAAATAGCAGCCGTTTCCGTATCGAAAATGACAGGCCCTTTTCCCCATTTCATATCGACTTTATCTCCCCATGTAGGTAATAATGCCATGTATAGACCTTTCGATTGGGCTTTTCGGATAACCTCATCCACCCAATTGAAATACTTTTCGTTCGGCTCGGCTGGATTGTTGTTTATCAATGGGCAATCCCCGCTGCGATTAGCTGTATTAAGTCCATCGAGTTCAGCTAAGATAACAGCCTGAATTACGGTAAAACCTTTTCGTAGCCGGTCTTCAAGATAATAATCAACCTCTTCTGCTGACAGACGATGAAACAACTCCCATGCCGTATC
Protein-coding sequences here:
- a CDS encoding YCF48-related protein; protein product: MKENNIKFVLLLCFIFVANNLFSQKWVSVKSNTNSNLWSVAFTDEKTVFSVGTGGILLQSINAGNSWVLIKTNVNSDLFTIYFPSTEVGYAGGANATILKTEDGGRTWKNISSNLGDIPETTSFYNLYFSDELNGYAVGLKGIIVRTSDGGKTWKKDIYPIPASYLRSISFVDNQNGFIVGHGASILKTTNAGNSWETIHIPNTSLTNHFFAIKFTDKNSGFISSYPGLLLKTEDAGKNWNPIFINTNIQLLNMAFANNITGYIIGQSGQVFKTQDGGSKWSRMNADSDKSLRGIALAKDNSEIGIIVGDGGTILKLQNK
- a CDS encoding acetylxylan esterase, with amino-acid sequence MSSICISGGKEYEGRATAGYIPETIKPTTEMPEDFIQFWDKAKAENANVALNPILTLLPDRCSSKSDVYEVNIQIDKKGARLFGILCVPKAPGKYPALLRVPGAGIRGYAGHVAGADNGYITLEIGIHGIPVTMDSKIYGYLGSGALNGYPMKGWEDRESVYYKRVYLACVKAVDYIYSMSQFNGKDILVQGGSQGGALAIVTGALDKRITGVISLFPALCDLSGYTHGRAGGWPHLFKDESEPTVIREQKVKNSAYYDVVNFARILTQPGFYSFGYNDMVCPPTTTFSAYNVIASPKQLMLVPETAHYAYPEQWNNSWEWWTKLLKENN
- a CDS encoding MFS transporter gives rise to the protein MEIVKLREKIAYGFGDAASSIFWKLFTMYLLFFYTDIVGLNALAVGTMIFITRLWDSFLDPIIGIMADRTKTRWGKFRPYLLWMAIPFGIAGVLTFTAPDLNDSGKLIYAYLSYSIMMIVYSLINVPYASLLGVMTSDTKVRTELSSYRMIFAFIGSILVLLLVEPLVDFFSRRGGDIDLKFGWQMAIIVFSIIAIILFLLCFAWTKERVQPIKEKSNSIKSDIVDLLKNGPWWILLGAGIMTLMFNSIRDGVAVYYFKYCVIDAPVFYFENIDTNLAIITIYLVLGQAANIAGIVLATPVSARIGKKYTYLGAMALATILSIAFFFLGYSNIALILVMQFFISICAGMVTPLLWSMYADTADYSEWKTGRRATGLIFSASSMSQKLGGALGVAIVGWLLAYFSYTSGIVQTVETQFGIKMMISLFPAIATFLSAMFIFFYPLNDKKLEGITIDLEKKRMEDAQ
- a CDS encoding glycosidase; amino-acid sequence: MNDRLKQVFTDHETLLSRKNEMEEKGNGVYNRFRYPILTADHTPLTWRYDLNPKTNKYLMERIGINAVMNSGAIKWNNKYLLIVRVEGYDRKSFFAIAESPNGIDNFRFWEYPVTIPETDNPDTNVYDMRLTAHEDGWIYGIFCSERKDPNAPESDQSSAVAAAGIVRTKDLIKWERLPDLKTPHQQRNVVLHPEFVNGRYVLYTRPQDGFIEAGNGGGIGWAPIDDITNAEIKEETMIQTRVYHTIREAKIGEGPHPIRTKTGWLHFAHGVRNCAAGLRYVLYLYMTSLDDPTKVIAQPAGYFMAPEGEERIGDVSNVLFANGWIADDDGKIFLYYASSDTRMHVAVSTIDKLVDYCTNTPEDGFRSALSVKNIISLVDNNKTFSSI
- a CDS encoding glycoside hydrolase family 140 protein; amino-acid sequence: MKKITILIIYIIYCTIIGYAQESISDGKSCGFTHGRLIVSSNGRYLVHEDSTPFYYFADTAWELFHRLSAEEVDYYLEDRLRKGFTVIQAVILAELDGLNTANRSGDCPLINNNPAEPNEKYFNWVDEVIRKAQSKGLYMALLPTWGDKVDMKWGKGPVIFDTETAAIYGRFLGKRYKDYPNIIWINGGDRQGGGDNFAIWDTLGKAIKEEDKNHLMTYHPQGEASSSQWFHNSHWLDFNICQTGHAQTTYEIYKRLIITDYNKEPVKPCMDAEPRYEDIPKFFKPEKGWFDESDVRKSMYWSLFSGSFGYAYGSNSVWQFFSKDKEPMCNARREWKEALGLPGASQIIHARNLLSAYDFLSRVPDQSIILSVQTDNSDMAVATRGQDYAFVYLPNGNKIEISLERIPDAASLRLRWFDPRTGKITQVGEVYAKGSYIAQPVTSGIGNDWVLILEKI